The proteins below come from a single uncultured Dethiosulfovibrio sp. genomic window:
- the rplA gene encoding 50S ribosomal protein L1 produces MAKVGKRYSALSKKVDSLKLHGLDEAVALVKENANAKFDESIEVHLRLGVDPRHADQQVRSTVVLPHGTGRTIRVLVITTGEQGEAAREAGADFVGGEDMVSKIQGGWLDFEAVVATPDAMKLIGRLGKVLGPRGLMPSAKAGTVTNDVAGAVKEIKAGKVEFRVDKFGIVHNSVGKASFSKENLLDNVKAFYSAILKARPSAAKGTYVKSFTMSSTMGVGIKIDASSAQKDLSE; encoded by the coding sequence ATGGCAAAAGTAGGTAAACGTTATTCAGCTCTGTCCAAGAAGGTCGATTCCCTCAAGTTGCATGGACTTGACGAGGCCGTTGCCCTGGTGAAGGAGAACGCAAACGCCAAGTTCGACGAGAGTATCGAGGTTCATCTTCGCCTAGGCGTCGATCCCCGTCACGCAGATCAGCAGGTGCGTAGCACCGTAGTTCTCCCCCACGGCACAGGAAGGACCATTCGTGTGCTCGTTATCACCACCGGAGAGCAGGGAGAAGCTGCAAGAGAAGCTGGTGCGGACTTCGTCGGCGGAGAGGACATGGTCAGCAAAATTCAGGGCGGCTGGCTTGATTTTGAGGCGGTTGTGGCGACTCCCGATGCGATGAAGCTCATCGGTCGTCTCGGCAAGGTGCTTGGTCCTCGTGGACTTATGCCTAGCGCCAAGGCTGGCACTGTGACCAACGATGTGGCCGGAGCGGTCAAGGAGATCAAGGCGGGTAAGGTCGAGTTCCGAGTCGACAAGTTCGGTATCGTCCATAACTCCGTAGGTAAGGCATCCTTCTCCAAGGAGAACCTTCTCGACAACGTAAAAGCTTTTTACTCTGCGATCCTAAAGGCTCGTCCCTCGGCGGCCAAAGGAACCTACGTTAAGAGCTTTACCATGAGCTCCACTATGGGAGTCGGCATAAAAATAGATGCATCTTCCGCTCAGAAGGATCTTTCTGAGTAG
- the rplJ gene encoding 50S ribosomal protein L10, whose amino-acid sequence MPASLKYELVSELRDRLQGAEAVFVCEYRGLNVAQATEIRRLVREAGGEMKVAKNTLVRIALSEVGMASPEDLTVGPNVYVIAPTDSPAVAKALKEFAAKKENKAMIIKGAVMGTNVLDLNQVLALADLPSRDQLIAQVVGTVAAPLRGLVTVLSGPARGLVTCLSQLAEKKGSDAA is encoded by the coding sequence ATGCCTGCATCTTTAAAATATGAATTGGTCTCTGAGTTGAGAGATAGACTTCAGGGCGCTGAAGCGGTGTTCGTCTGCGAGTACAGAGGACTTAACGTCGCTCAGGCTACGGAAATCCGTCGTCTCGTCAGAGAGGCCGGTGGAGAGATGAAGGTGGCCAAAAACACCCTGGTGAGGATCGCCCTTTCCGAGGTAGGTATGGCCTCCCCTGAGGACCTGACAGTCGGTCCTAACGTCTACGTCATAGCTCCTACCGACAGCCCCGCGGTGGCTAAGGCCCTCAAAGAGTTCGCCGCCAAGAAGGAAAATAAGGCGATGATAATCAAAGGTGCCGTTATGGGTACCAATGTGCTTGACCTTAACCAGGTTCTTGCCCTTGCCGATCTGCCCTCCAGGGATCAGCTTATCGCCCAGGTCGTCGGTACCGTGGCGGCTCCCCTTCGTGGCCTCGTTACAGTTCTTTCCGGCCCCGCGAGAGGATTGGTCACATGTCTCTCTCAGCTCGCTGAGAAAAAAGGATCCGACGCAGCGTAG
- the rplL gene encoding 50S ribosomal protein L7/L12, which produces MTRADIIKAIEEMSVLELSELVKELEDKFGVSAAAPAMMMAAPAAAAAPAEEEKTEFNVILKAAGSEKIKVIKVVREITGLGLKEAKEVVDNPGKAIKEGISKDEAEALKKQLEEVGASVELA; this is translated from the coding sequence ATGACCCGTGCTGATATCATAAAAGCTATCGAAGAAATGTCCGTTCTTGAGCTCTCTGAGCTCGTAAAGGAGCTTGAGGATAAGTTTGGCGTATCCGCCGCTGCTCCTGCCATGATGATGGCCGCTCCCGCCGCCGCTGCCGCTCCTGCTGAGGAAGAGAAGACCGAGTTCAACGTCATCCTCAAGGCTGCTGGTTCGGAGAAAATCAAGGTAATCAAGGTTGTCCGTGAGATCACCGGTCTTGGTCTTAAAGAGGCCAAAGAGGTCGTCGACAACCCCGGCAAAGCCATCAAAGAGGGCATCTCCAAAGATGAGGCCGAGGCCCTTAAGAAGCAGCTTGAGGAAGTCGGCGCTTCCGTCGAGCTGGCCTAA